TGGCCCACTTCCGATCGGACACACCGTGTTCCGTGCTTGATGAGGTAGCGCTTTCGCGGATCGAGCGGTTCGGCCGCCATCCAGAACAACAGGGCGTCGATCCGTTGGGAGATTCGCGGCGGATCGTCTGGGCCGACAATGAGATCGCCGCGGGATATATCGATCTCATCCTCGAGGAGAAGGGTCACGCTCTGGGAGGGGCCGGCCTCATCCAGCGGACCGTCGTAGGTGTCGATCCCCTTGACCCGGGTGCGCATTCCCGAGGGATACACCACAACATCGTCTCCCACCTGAACGGTCCCCGACTCAATGCGGCCCATATAGCCCCGGTAGTCCTGGTGGGCGCTGCTCTGGGGCCGGCACACCATCTGGACGGGAAAGCGCAGTCCCGTGAACTCCGTCTCCCCGCGAAGGGGAAGCGATTCGAGTAATTCGAGAAGGGGCGGGCCCTCGTACCACGCCATCTGATTGCTCTGGCGGACGACGTTGTCTCCGCGAAGAGCAGAAAGGGGGATGAAGCAGAGGGGACCCGCGCCAATTTCCTTGGCGAATTCTTCGAAATCCGACCGGATTTCCTCGCAGCGCTTCCGGGAGTAGCCTACGAGGTCCATCTTGTTGACGGCAATGACAATCCGATCCACTCCGAAAAGGTTGAGGAGATACAGGTGGCGGCGGGACTGCCGGAGGAGCCCTTTCCGCGCGTCGGCGACGATGATGCCCAGATCGGCGGTGCTGGCGCCGGTCGCCATGTTTCGGGTGTACTGCTCGTGGCCGGGCACGTCGGCAATGATGAATTTCCGGCGGGGGGTGGCGAAATACCGGTAGGCCACGTCGATCGTGATGCCCTGCTCGCGCTCGTCGGTGAGCCCGTCCGTCAACAAGGAGAGGTCGATCTCCTCGTTTCCCTTCTTCAGGCGCACCTTCTCGAGGGCCAATATCTGGTCCTTCATGATGGCCTGGGTGTCGAAGAGAAGCCTTCCGATAAGGGTGCTCTTTCCGTCGTCAACGCTGCCGGCCGCAACAAACCGGAGAACGCCCTCTTTCAGGGCGGCGATGTCCGTCATGGCTAGAAGTAACCCTTTCGCTTTCGAAGTTCCATGGAGGCGTCTGAAGTCCGGTCGTCCAGGCGGGAGGCGCCCCGCTCCGTGATATCCGAGGCAAAAAGCTCGGCGATGACCTCCTCGGCCGTTTCGGCCGTTGATTCGACCGGCATCGTGCAGGAAATGTCCCCCACCGTGCGGAAGCGGACCTGGAGGGTTTCGATCTTCTCCCCTTCTCCGACCTCCAGCAGCTCCCAGACGGGAACCAACGCCCCCTTCCGGCGGACCACCTCGCGGGAGTGGGTGTAGTAGATGGAGGGCACGTCGAGATTTTCCCGGGCGATGTACTGCCAAACGTCGATTTCCGTCCAGTTGCTCAACGGAAAGACGCGCACGTTCTCCCCCGGATGGACGCGGGCATTGTAGTTGTCCCAAAGTTCGGGCCGCTGGCCCTTCGGGTTCCACTGGCCGAAGCCGTCGCGGAAGGAGAAAATTCTTTCCTTGGCGCGCGCCTTCTCTTCGTCCCGGCGCGCCCCTCCGATGCAGGCGTCGAAGCCGAATTCCCCGATGGCGTCCAGAAGCGTCACCGTCTGGTGGACGTTGCGGCTCTCCGTGCGGTGGCGAAGCACGATCCGGCCCTGATCGATGGAGTCTTGTACCGATCGGACGATCAGCCGCTCGCCCAGTTCCTCCACCCGCCGGTCCCGGAATTCGATCACCTCCGGAAAATTGTGTTCGGTGTCGATGTGCAGGAGCGGAAAGGGGAACCGCCCGGGCCGGAAGGCCTTCTCTGCCAGGCGGAGCATGACGATCGAATCTTTTCCGCCAGAAAACATGAGGGCGGGATTCTCGCACTGGCCGGCCACCTCCCGCAGGATGTGAATGGCCTCGCTCTCGAGAAAATCCAGATGGCTGAGATCCAGCGTGGCGGCAGTGTTTTCCGCCGCGGCGAAGTCAGCGGAATGGAGCAAGGTCGTTTCCGTCATGATTTTTGTCCTTGTTCTGTGCCCGGTTCAAGGGGCCGTAAGGTTTTCTGTTTTTCGGGACGCCGATGCGGGATGCAGCCCGCATTCCTTCGAGTGGGGATCTTCCCACCACCAACGGCCGGCCCGGATGTCCTCTCCCTCGGCGATGGGCCGCGTACACGGGGCGCATCCGATGCTCGGGTATCCTTGGTCGTGGAGCCCGTTGTAGGGCACATCGTTCTCGCGGATGTAGGCCCACACCTCATCATGGGTCCATCCGGCCAGCGGGTTGAACTTGTGAAGTTGATGCGCATCGTCCCACTCTTGGACCGCGATCGAACCGCGAGTAGGGGCCTGCTCTTGGCGCAGGCCGGTGATCCAGCTGGTTTTTCCCTCGAGGGCGCGGCCCAGCGGCGCCACCTTCCGGATGAAGCAGCAGGTCTTTCGCAGGCCGGCGCTTTCGTAGAAGGCGTTGGGGCCGTGCCGGTTGACGAACTCCTCGACCGCTTCAGACTCGGGGAAGAGAACCCGGATGCCGATTCCGTACTTCCGCCTCACTTCATCGAGAAGGGCATAGGTCTCCGGGTTGAGCCGGCCGGTGTCGAGGGTGAATATCTCGATCCCGGGCGCGTGCCGCGCAATCAGATCGGTGAGGACCATGTCCTCGGCCCCGAGGCTGTTGGCGAAGGCGGCGGGGGCAAACCTGGATTCGGCCATTTTCAGGGTATGGATGACATCTTCTGTTTGGGCATCGAGGGCCAAGGGTCTGTCTCCGGTGCGTCGGTCCAGGGTCGGGGTGTTTTTTTCGGGTCGGCCAATAGTGCAAGAGGTCATATATTTATCTTTATACATAATTAATTTGATTAACTTTAATTCCATGGATTTAATGCATTTTTTACGCGAAGTCAATTCAAATTATTATTTAATTCGTATTATTTTAATCAAGATTTAAAAATGCTTTTAAATTCCGGGCAAATCCTGCATATACAAGGGCAAGAGGGGGGATTAGTCGATGTTGCCTTCGGCCTGCAACTCGCGCCGGAGCTGGCCGACCATGTGGACGAAATCGGGATTTTCCATCGTCGAGAGATCGCGGGGGCGGGGGAGGTTCACCTCCAGGACGGTGCGGACGCGGCCGGGCCGCTCGGAGAGGACGATGACCCGATCAGCGAGAAAGACCGCCTCGGAGATGCTGTGGGTGATGAGGAGGATGGTTTTTTTGCTCTCCATCCAGATGCGCTGGAGCTCGAGGTTCATGGTCTCGCGGGTGAGGGCGTCCAGCGCCCCGAAGGGTTCGTCCATGAGAAGGAGCGGAGGATCGTGGATGAGGGCGCGGCAGATCGAGGCACGCTGCTGCATGCCGCCCGAGAGCTGGAAGGGGTAGTGGTTCTCGAAGCCCTCGATACCGACCAGCTTGATGAGATCGCGGGCCCGCTTTTCGTACTCCTTGTAATCGAGGCCCCGGACCTCGATCTGGAGCATGATGTTCTTCATCACCGACCGCCAGTTCATCAGGACGGCGTTCTGGAAGACGATGCCCACGTCCGAGGTGGGTCCCTGAACGATCTCCCCGTACACCTTGATCTCGCCCTTCCGCGGCGAGAGGAGGCCGGCGATCGCTTTCATGAGGGTGCTCTTGCCGCACCCGCTGGGGCCGAGGACGGAGATGAACTCCCCGTCCTCGGCCTGCAGGCTGATGTTTTCGAGGGCGTGCACCGACCCCGCCTTGGACGGGTAGACGATTCGAAGCCCGTTGATTTCAATGGCGTGTTTCATCGGGAGCCCGTAAAGCCCTCCTTCCGCCAGTGGCGCCTTGGGGCGCTTACTGGGGGATGAACTCGTTGGTGTAGAACTCGCTGACGGGTATCGCTTTCCCCTCTAGTTTCGGGGTGTATTTGACCAGGACGTTCTGCGAGCTGGCCCAGTCCTTCTCGCTCATCCAGCCGAGGGGCTTGCCCTGGGTGTTGGGCGTACTGGTCATCCCGAGCGAGTGCTTCATCACTTCCATGAACATGGGTTTCGCCTTGCGCTGTTTCGGGAAAGCTTTGAGGAAAGCGTCCACGGCCGCTTCGGGCTCCTGCAGGGCGGCGCGCCAGGCTTTCTGGTTGGCCCGGACGAAGCGGCGGATCGCGTCCTTGTTGTTCTTCAGGTAGTCCGTGTTCACAAAGATGCCCTTGTGCAGCAGGTTGACGCCGTGCTGGGCGAAGGCCAGGTAGCCGACGTCGGCGCCCTTGGCCTGCATGAGGGGAACCATCTTGTTCCACAGCGTGCCCGTGGCGTCGGCCTGGCCGCCGATGACGGCGAAAATCTTGCCCATGCCGGGCATGTACTGCCACTTGACATCGCTCATCTTCAGGCCGTTCACCGCGAGAAAGGCCCGCACACTTGCGTCCCCGGAGCCGCCCGGGGACATGGTGATGGTCTTGCCCTTCAAATCCTTGGGCGAGCGGATGCCGGATTTCTTGCTGTAGATGAAGGCCTCGCCGCCCTGTTGGAGGAGGCCCATGACGGCCTTCACCCGGGCGCCGTGGAGCTTGCCGATGATGAGGGAGCCGAAATCGGCGAAGCCGAGCTCATAGGAGCCGGCCGACATCACTTTTACCGCGTTGCCCGAGCCGGTGCCGCCGAGAATCTCGAGATCGATTCCCTCGGCCTTGTAGTATCCGCGCTCCTTCCCGAGGAAAAACGGCGGGATATCGCCCGAAACGTCCATCTTCCAGTCTGTGTGGAGACGAAGCTTCGTCGCCGCTTCCGTGGCCGGAACGGAGCCGATCAGGGAAAGAGCAACGACCATCGCAGTCATGCCAAGCAGTTTCCGCATCATTTCGAGCCTCCTTCCAGGGTTTCCCCTGTGTTGTTGTCTCCCCGTGCATGGGAGGGAATTGCCCGAAGCCGGGAGCGCGCCGTGCGCCGCCGCTACATGGTCATCATGGTGTCTTCGCCCCGCACGGCGACATCCCAGGGGATCAGGATTTTTTCCAGCTTCGCCATCCCCACGTAGAGGAGGATGCCGATCAGCGAAAGTGGGAGGAGGGCGGCGAAAAGCTGGGGCGTCTCCAGCATGGAGTTCGACACGATGAGAACGAACCCCAGTCCCTTGTCGGAGCCGACGAACTCTCCCACCACCGCGCCGACCGTCGCGAAGGCGGTGGCGATCTTCAGCCCGCTGAAAACGAAGGGCAGGGAATTGGGGATGCGGACCTTCGAGAAAACCTGCCACTTGGTGGCTTTCATCGAATGGATCAAATCCAGCATCTCGGGCTCCACCGTCTTCAGCCCCACGGCGGTGGAGATGACGATGGGGAAGAAAGCGATCAGAAAGCTCACCAGCACTTTG
The bacterium DNA segment above includes these coding regions:
- a CDS encoding GTP-binding protein, translating into MTDIAALKEGVLRFVAAGSVDDGKSTLIGRLLFDTQAIMKDQILALEKVRLKKGNEEIDLSLLTDGLTDEREQGITIDVAYRYFATPRRKFIIADVPGHEQYTRNMATGASTADLGIIVADARKGLLRQSRRHLYLLNLFGVDRIVIAVNKMDLVGYSRKRCEEIRSDFEEFAKEIGAGPLCFIPLSALRGDNVVRQSNQMAWYEGPPLLELLESLPLRGETEFTGLRFPVQMVCRPQSSAHQDYRGYMGRIESGTVQVGDDVVVYPSGMRTRVKGIDTYDGPLDEAGPSQSVTLLLEDEIDISRGDLIVGPDDPPRISQRIDALLFWMAAEPLDPRKRYLIKHGTRCVRSEVGQIHSRIDVETMREEASAFLGLNDIGRVRLDFQEPIAHDPYARSRAMGAFIVIDEDTNNTVAGGVICQDA
- the cysD gene encoding sulfate adenylyltransferase subunit CysD, which translates into the protein MTETTLLHSADFAAAENTAATLDLSHLDFLESEAIHILREVAGQCENPALMFSGGKDSIVMLRLAEKAFRPGRFPFPLLHIDTEHNFPEVIEFRDRRVEELGERLIVRSVQDSIDQGRIVLRHRTESRNVHQTVTLLDAIGEFGFDACIGGARRDEEKARAKERIFSFRDGFGQWNPKGQRPELWDNYNARVHPGENVRVFPLSNWTEIDVWQYIARENLDVPSIYYTHSREVVRRKGALVPVWELLEVGEGEKIETLQVRFRTVGDISCTMPVESTAETAEEVIAELFASDITERGASRLDDRTSDASMELRKRKGYF
- a CDS encoding phosphoadenylyl-sulfate reductase, translating into MALDAQTEDVIHTLKMAESRFAPAAFANSLGAEDMVLTDLIARHAPGIEIFTLDTGRLNPETYALLDEVRRKYGIGIRVLFPESEAVEEFVNRHGPNAFYESAGLRKTCCFIRKVAPLGRALEGKTSWITGLRQEQAPTRGSIAVQEWDDAHQLHKFNPLAGWTHDEVWAYIRENDVPYNGLHDQGYPSIGCAPCTRPIAEGEDIRAGRWWWEDPHSKECGLHPASASRKTENLTAP
- a CDS encoding ABC transporter ATP-binding protein, with the translated sequence MKHAIEINGLRIVYPSKAGSVHALENISLQAEDGEFISVLGPSGCGKSTLMKAIAGLLSPRKGEIKVYGEIVQGPTSDVGIVFQNAVLMNWRSVMKNIMLQIEVRGLDYKEYEKRARDLIKLVGIEGFENHYPFQLSGGMQQRASICRALIHDPPLLLMDEPFGALDALTRETMNLELQRIWMESKKTILLITHSISEAVFLADRVIVLSERPGRVRTVLEVNLPRPRDLSTMENPDFVHMVGQLRRELQAEGNID
- a CDS encoding ABC transporter substrate-binding protein, yielding MMRKLLGMTAMVVALSLIGSVPATEAATKLRLHTDWKMDVSGDIPPFFLGKERGYYKAEGIDLEILGGTGSGNAVKVMSAGSYELGFADFGSLIIGKLHGARVKAVMGLLQQGGEAFIYSKKSGIRSPKDLKGKTITMSPGGSGDASVRAFLAVNGLKMSDVKWQYMPGMGKIFAVIGGQADATGTLWNKMVPLMQAKGADVGYLAFAQHGVNLLHKGIFVNTDYLKNNKDAIRRFVRANQKAWRAALQEPEAAVDAFLKAFPKQRKAKPMFMEVMKHSLGMTSTPNTQGKPLGWMSEKDWASSQNVLVKYTPKLEGKAIPVSEFYTNEFIPQ
- a CDS encoding ABC transporter permease; this translates as FIVFWEIAVVIFDVQKIILPPPSDIAVSLVEDWAYLLKHTWITGLEILLGFLASALLGVPAGIMMVWSRTLERTLMPIFVTSQTIPKIAIAPLFIVWFGIGMFPKVLVSFLIAFFPIVISTAVGLKTVEPEMLDLIHSMKATKWQVFSKVRIPNSLPFVFSGLKIATAFATVGAVVGEFVGSDKGLGFVLIVSNSMLETPQLFAALLPLSLIGILLYVGMAKLEKILIPWDVAVRGEDTMMTM